A genomic stretch from Erwinia sp. E_sp_B01_1 includes:
- a CDS encoding proteasome-type protease yields MTYCVAMRLSSGMIFVSDSRTNAGVDHISSFRKLHVFQQDDERTLVLQSAGNLATTQSALSLLRRGCEDASKPNLMSCSNMYDVALLVGETLREVIKRDGEEFGGTLMLGGQIRGEEPRLFQIYPQGNFIESSTDTPYFQIGESKYGKPIIDRVLRFDTPLDQAMQCALISMDSTLASNISVGLPLDVMIYPCDSYSTAQQYHITEKHPYYSQIRQLWSAGLLSVFAQLPPLQLDD; encoded by the coding sequence ATGACTTACTGTGTGGCAATGCGTTTATCGTCAGGGATGATTTTTGTATCGGACTCCCGGACTAATGCGGGAGTCGACCATATCTCTTCCTTCCGGAAGCTGCACGTTTTTCAGCAGGATGATGAGCGTACGCTGGTGCTGCAAAGCGCCGGTAATCTCGCCACCACACAAAGTGCCCTCAGCCTGCTCAGGCGAGGGTGCGAAGACGCCAGCAAGCCTAACCTGATGAGCTGTAGCAACATGTATGACGTGGCTCTGCTGGTGGGGGAAACCCTGCGTGAAGTCATCAAGCGTGACGGGGAGGAGTTTGGTGGCACGCTGATGCTGGGCGGGCAAATCAGAGGCGAGGAGCCACGGCTGTTCCAGATTTATCCCCAGGGAAATTTTATTGAATCCAGCACTGATACGCCCTATTTCCAGATAGGCGAGAGCAAATACGGCAAACCGATTATCGACCGGGTACTGCGTTTTGATACGCCGCTGGACCAGGCGATGCAGTGCGCGTTGATCTCAATGGATTCCACGCTCGCCAGTAATATCTCCGTAGGCTTGCCGCTGGATGTGATGATCTATCCCTGCGACAGCTACAGCACCGCACAGCAGTACCATATCACTGAAAAACATCCCTATTACTCGCAGATTCGCCAGCTATGGAGCGCCGGTCTGCTAAGCGTATTTGCCCAGCTTCCTCCGTTGCAACTGGACGACTAA
- a CDS encoding alpha-E domain-containing protein — translation MLSRTASGLYWMARYLERAENIARVLDVTNRLSLMPVRSSLDDELRVPLNLTSTSELFWTLNDRLTMPQLFNFFVLDERNPGSIFCCWESAWNNAHAVRGSLSSEVWESINSSWIEMRKLRRKGVDSSGADAFFDWVKERSHLFRGAMFGTLMRGDAMSFIRLGTLLERADCTARLLDVTLSLTEQDDDSVREYYRLDTLLRSVSAREAYHTIYRQQLASGSVNEMLILREESPRSLRSCIEEIVNQLNLIGGSGENRPRLLVAMLYAQLRFTSYDSLVSAGIHSWLRNFLGDLGTIAESIQQTYLEAK, via the coding sequence ATGCTGAGTCGCACAGCCAGTGGCCTGTACTGGATGGCGCGCTATCTGGAGCGTGCCGAAAATATTGCCCGCGTGCTGGACGTGACGAATCGCCTGTCATTGATGCCGGTTCGTAGCAGCCTGGATGATGAACTGCGCGTGCCGCTGAATCTTACCAGCACCAGCGAGCTGTTCTGGACGCTGAACGATCGGCTGACCATGCCGCAATTGTTCAACTTTTTTGTGCTTGATGAGCGCAATCCCGGCAGTATTTTTTGCTGTTGGGAATCCGCCTGGAACAATGCCCATGCCGTGCGTGGCAGCCTCTCTTCTGAAGTGTGGGAAAGCATCAACTCCAGCTGGATTGAGATGCGTAAGCTACGCCGCAAAGGGGTGGACAGCAGCGGAGCCGACGCCTTTTTTGACTGGGTAAAAGAGCGTTCGCATCTGTTCCGTGGCGCCATGTTTGGCACGCTGATGCGTGGTGATGCCATGAGCTTTATCCGGCTGGGAACCTTGCTGGAGCGGGCAGACTGCACCGCGCGATTGCTGGATGTCACCCTCTCTCTGACCGAGCAGGATGATGATTCGGTGCGGGAATATTATCGCCTGGATACCTTGCTGCGATCGGTTTCGGCCCGCGAGGCTTATCACACTATCTACAGGCAGCAGCTCGCCAGTGGCAGCGTCAACGAGATGTTGATCCTGCGCGAAGAGAGCCCGCGATCCCTGAGATCCTGCATTGAAGAGATCGTCAACCAGCTGAATCTGATCGGCGGCAGTGGTGAAAACCGCCCACGCCTGCTGGTGGCGATGCTCTATGCGCAGCTACGCTTCACCTCTTATGACTCGCTGGTCAGTGCAGGGATCCACAGCTGGCTACGCAATTTTCTGGGCGATCTGGGCACCATTGCAGAGAGCATTCAACAGACTTACCTGGAGGCCAAATGA
- a CDS encoding transglutaminase family protein, with amino-acid sequence MKLDIAHKTCFSYQSLVKQSTQYLRLTPQDSIHQQILSWDLYLPEQAICTTDTYGNVLHVLTLDTPHQSIEIEARGVVEILDDGDLSPDPDSRLSPLVFLRLTPLTQPDAAIRDFAQRYFRPEAPLAGLDRLMDELLLKMPYQPGSTIVTDSAAKVFAAGTGVCQDHSHVFLACCRSLHIPARYVSGYLYTDSVEHVATHAWVEAWVEGSWHSFDITNNTRSTRQHLKLAIGVDYMDACPVRGMRLGGGNEDMLAVAAVQLVNSQQ; translated from the coding sequence ATGAAACTGGATATTGCCCATAAAACCTGTTTCAGCTATCAAAGCCTGGTGAAGCAAAGCACCCAGTATCTGCGGCTGACGCCGCAGGATTCCATTCATCAGCAGATCCTTTCGTGGGATCTCTACCTGCCTGAACAGGCTATCTGCACTACAGATACCTATGGCAACGTGCTGCATGTGCTGACGCTGGATACGCCCCATCAGTCAATTGAGATTGAAGCGCGTGGGGTGGTTGAAATTCTGGATGACGGCGATCTGTCGCCCGATCCTGACAGCCGTCTTTCCCCTCTGGTGTTCCTGCGTCTCACGCCGCTGACCCAGCCTGATGCCGCTATCCGGGATTTTGCCCAGCGCTATTTCCGGCCGGAGGCACCGCTTGCGGGGCTGGATCGCCTGATGGATGAACTGCTGCTGAAGATGCCTTACCAGCCCGGCAGCACCATAGTGACGGATAGCGCGGCAAAAGTGTTTGCAGCGGGAACCGGGGTCTGTCAGGACCACAGCCATGTGTTCCTGGCCTGCTGCCGCAGTCTGCATATCCCGGCTCGCTATGTAAGCGGATACCTTTATACTGATTCAGTAGAGCATGTGGCGACCCACGCCTGGGTTGAAGCCTGGGTGGAGGGAAGCTGGCACAGCTTTGACATCACCAACAATACCCGCAGCACCCGACAGCATCTCAAACTGGCGATAGGCGTCGACTATATGGACGCCTGTCCGGTCAGGGGGATGAGGCTTGGTGGCGGCAACGAAGACATGCTGGCAGTGGCTGCGGTGCAACTGGTGAATTCGCAGCAGTAA